Below is a window of Sylvia atricapilla isolate bSylAtr1 chromosome 2, bSylAtr1.pri, whole genome shotgun sequence DNA.
TTCTATGAGGTGACATctccagagccctgcagcagtgaTGTTCACCTCCAGCTTTACTTCCTGCTGCTTCGAGTTCTTTACATCCAGCTTAGTCCCATTCACACGTTCCCAGCGCAAGTAGGCACTGGGTGGAAGTGATCCAGAGACCTGGCAGGTCAGGGTCATATTGCCTCCTCTGGAGAGTGGCCCAGCAGGGTTAGCTGAGACTGTAAAGGCAAGAAAAGGACATGTGAGTGAGGGGATAGGAAGATGGGTTCATCCATGCTCTTGTGGATTGCAggtttctgcagctcctcttctTCATGACCCACTTATTTTCCTCTCACCTTTCATCACCACCAGCTCTATCTTGCTCTGTGCATATCTTCCTCGGTACTTCAGCTGGCACTGGTACTGACCAGAATGGTTGAAATGGACTTTGGGGAGCTTCACTTCTATGGTACTCTCAGGTTTTCTCTCAGGTATCTCAAACAGAaagttgctgctttttttgaTCTCCTGCAGCTGTCCTTGTGCTGTGACATTGAAATCAAGCAGCTTATGAGCATTTGCACCTTCCTGTTGTTTCCAATTCAGCTGTCCTGTGAaatcttctttccattttatcttCTGGGAGTTCAGACGCCATGACAAGATGACAGGGCTATCAACAGTTGCATACTTTCTTTCCAAATCTGGATTCTGAAAACCTGAATTTAGAAGAGACAAGGAAtacagaggcaggaaaagccatGGTTACACTTCTCCATGTCTACCCTTGATCCAGAGGGAGGCACACTgcactcattttaaaaagaacttgGAGAAAAGCCACGACATCCTCCAGAAAGGTTAAACACCATCTGAGAATAAGACAGCAGAAAGATCCAAAGCTCccaagcacagcagagctgagaagaACAGACCCTGAGGAAAGGAGAATTTTCTCCTCACCaagcctggagaggaaaatgagtGCAAGAGTGGAACAGAACTCGGGCAGCAGAACAATCTCCAAGCTGCATTGTTGGAAGCCCTGGGAAGTCAACCCTGGAGCACCAGTGCTTGGGATGTGGAGATTAAAGGTTAAACTCATAAGCCAAAGGGAACATTGGTTCCCAAGGCTGTGTGTGAGTTCCATTTTTGTTGTCACGTACCTAATACCTTCACAGCAAAGGGGATGTTCTGATTAATCAATGGAGAGTCTGAATGGACCTGACACACCCAGATCCCGCTGTCCATAGCCTCCAGTTTCTTTAAATTCACTGTGTATTTTTGATGGCTCTTGTTTTGTaatatttgtgttatttttttattgttactgTCAAAGAATGTGATGCTGAGCTCGGGTAGAGGATCAGATGAATTTTGCGTTAAAACCAGCTCAGGGActtcattttgcagaaaatgcCCATCCGAAGAGATTGtcactgtaaaaagaaaaaaacacatctgGTAAGTTAGTTCTTCTCTCTACCTGTGAGAGAAAGATAAGTGTTACAGCAAAGAGAACATGGAGACGCCATGCTCTGGAGATGGAGAAGTGAACTGTGATAGCCCGGGACATAAGAAATTCACCTGGATAAAGAATCCCAGCAGAGATGTTTCCCCAAGCTCTACGGTCCCCTCCCCACCTGGTGACTAAAAGCCCTCCACTCACTCAGTCACTCACATTTAAAGACGTGCAGTGAGATTCTGACTTTGTGAGAGTTGTATTCACAGGTGTAGATCCCAGCGTCCGAGAGCTTCAAATTCCACACCTGCAGCTGTTTATAGGGCGTCTTGATGCCAAATTTATCAGCAATGAAAGCTGGTGCTTATGGAAAAATAGGCTTGGTTAGAAGGGAAGAGGTTTTCTTCCCAGCTGTGTAAAGGGAAAAGGGGTAATGAATTGGAAGCCTTACTTTTCCAAACTTTTAAGTTTTCCACACGACATAGAAGAGTATCTTTGTACATCCATTTCACAACTGTGTCCCGAGATAATTTTGAGTCAGGAGGTATGCCTGTGCAGTTCAGGGTCacctcccctcctgccagcccaaTCTGGAATTCATTTTGGTGCGCCATAGTGGAGATCAGACCTGAAAGTCAATACCCACCAAAAGAAGGCATAAGTTTGCTTTCTGCAGGGTCACTCAGTAAACACTTCCCAGCCCTCCAAAAAGATGCtgatatttctcctcccttttccaGACACTGAAAATGTCCTCATTTTCAAACTGCAAAGTTTCTGAACTTGTCACTTCTTTGTATCATCAGGCAAGCAAGCAAGCTCTTTTATTACCTGGCTAATGGTTATTCTCTTCTGcatatattcagaaaaaaagggaaaatgccaGTAGTTATGGTGAACTGATCATCATTCGGGATTTTGAAATGTCAACAATTTTACTGGAACAACCTTTTTCCACTGGATAAGACTTAGTTATTCTACTGGTAGCAACTGAAGGACGGCATATGTTAGCCCTCCTTCATTCCCCAGTCAACACTTGATGCAGCACTGACAGATTTGCTTACACCTTCTTCCACTTTTTGCATGGACAAAGACTGAAAAcgcagaaaaatgaagagataaagtaaaacagaaagaaagaaggctGACTTAATGTCAAGTTCCTGTTCTTGGGAGGAGGGCTATGTGACAGTAAAAGAAATAGGATGTATAAGGTTGAAGAAACATTAGGAGTGGTTTCCTGGgagaataatttcctttccttcactgTAAAGATTTCTGCAGAAGACCTCAAGAAGGAGATGGAGTTCCCAGAAGATTTGGAATAACAGGGTTGTGGTCTCCTGCCTCACTGCTGGTGAGCTCTCAGAGATGCCTAACCTGCAAATCCCCCAGGTGACCTGCATACTGAGGAGCTgtagaaatgtaaaatgaaaagtttaTATTAATTCAATGTAGGGTTTGCCAGAAGTTACAACCCTCTAAGAGGTAACCTGCAACCAATACGGATTTCTGATAATTGCATATTGAACTACAGAAGTTTATGATTTTGTCTTAAACTGTGaaattagaaaatgttattAGTAAGAGTTGGTATCTTTTGCTTCTTATTTGGTTCTAGGCTGCACAAGAGCCTTCCAATCTTTCCTCTGTGACCAGAGGAACCAAAGCTGAATATCTGAGAAATGCAGGCTTGGCCTTTTCACtatctttcctttcttcaaaaATAAGCACTAGAATATCCACCAAAGCTTATACCACTAGCAGTCAAGCTAAGCAAGCCAGTAGCATTCCATCTGTAAGGGCGAAGCTGTGATGAAATTCTGAAGATCACGTCAGAGGTGTGGTTATTcatcacagatatttttttgCCCAGACAGCTGGAGGCAGTGTAGAGGACAGTATTTTTCACTCTGCTTGGTGTGTATCCTGGTTCTCACAGGACCCCCACTCCTGCATCTCTACAGGGCAGCTCCTAAACCTGGTGATGCATCCTGGTTTGGGCTGGCAGGCATAGCAGGCTCAGCTGGGAACAACCTGAGTCCCAAAGCTAAACCATGTGAGGAATCTTATATGACACATCAGAAGGAGCCTAGAAATACACCGAGTGTTGTGAGGCTTGTGAAAAGGCTGTAAGAACTGCGAGGGTTTGCTGAGCCCAGGACTCACCCAGATGCAGAAGCAAGAAGGCAGCAGGCgtgcagctcagggctgtgccgCACGGCTCCATCActgtgggaatgctgctcctgtcccagagagcagggctggaaatgcTGTCACTGCCAAGGGATCTCCTCCTGGAAGACCCAAATGCTCTGTTAATAATGTTTGATTTTCAGGCCTTGATGGATGGGACTTGTGTTCCCAGTCAGCTCCCGCCATCCTTCAGCACAGCAAAAGGGAAGCTTATTGGGAAAGTCACCAGAGCCCTTTGTTTCAGCAAAGAATCCATCTGCAGCGTGCCCCTGGAGTTTGGtaataaacatttcattttactCATCCCTAGGTTTCTGGCATTCATCAGGCAGCAGCTGTTTATACTGCCAAGAGTTCTGTGCTTTTTTACTTCTCTATGGTGGATTATCATCACTCTTACAGAGATTAAAGCTAAACACATACAGGGCTGCATTAAcaagagcacagccagccctgctggaagTAGAGTGaagtaattatttctttctatttggCACACCTGAGGTCTCATCTAGGATACAGGGTACAGTTTTGGGCCCCCAGTACAAGAAGAATGCCAACAAACTGCACAGAGTTCAATGGAGGGGCTAGTGAGATGGTGAGGAAGTTAGAGCACCTGacacacagggagaggcaggaaaatggGCTTGATAGGGAGAAGGGAGCCAAAGTGGAATCTAATTTCAGTTTCCCATTCTCTAATGGATATTACCTAGAAGAATAAGCCACATTCTTCTCAGATGTGCACAGGGGAggaacaggaggcagcagccatATGTTGAGCAGGAAAATGTTGACTAGATATAAGGAAAACTTTCTTCCCACTGAAGGTGGTTCAGCAATGGAATAAGTGCCAAGAGATGCCAGGCAATCTCCACCATTGGAGACGCTCAGAAGTTGCCTTGTCAAGCCCTGAGCAACATGTTGTAGTTTTAGAGTCAACTCAGCTCTGAGTAGGAGAAATAACTGGAGACCTCCCAATGTCCCTTGCCatctaaatatttctgtgtaattttgtgattctgtgattacagCCATCTTTAGGctgttattaatatttttcttcaggtttcagtttgggaatttttttttgtttggttgtttgtttttttttaaacttcttacCTTAAAAATCTCAATAATCAGCAAGTCTGATGTAGGAGAGAACCTGCTTGAATTCTTAGGACTATTCGATGAAGAGTacggggagaagggaggaatgAGGTCCAAAAAAAAGTTGCGTGAATGGTAGCAAAACCTTTAGTGGGAACTGGAAGCTAATGGTCATGTTAAGGTGGGTTACCAAATTAGATGCAGTTTCTGACTGTAGCAAAGACCAAGTGCTGGTAACAGGTGCAGCTGGGTGGCCTGACAAGGTGGAGGGGGCCACGGCTGCTGGTGCAAGGACACTACTGAGCTGACCCTCCTTAAACGAAGGCATATATCATGGAAGGGAAGCCAAGCAGCTTAAATGCTCTGGAGAGTGAGCGAGCCAGTGAGGTGACCTCCCTTCTCTGAAAGCAGGCAGTCCCCACGCCAGGCGTGTGACAGACTGAAGGCTGGAGTTTTAATGGGATTAAACTCAAAAGAAATGCATGAATCATTTTCTACAGTATTCACATGTACGATGTGCAATATTAAGTGTAATATATTCTATTAGAGCATAATTTAgtactgaaattaatttaatgatCAGAGCATGCAAAGCTATCAAAGAGTAGATGAAAACATCAGCACTAGATTTAAATGGAGATCAGGTCAGTACAACATCTGACATCCAGACCAATGCAGACACATGCACAGATGAAAAATATGTGTGCAAGAGCAAGACAGCAGCCATATGCACCATCAGAAGAGAAACAGGTGGCAAAGACACAGTCAGAGGAGACTTGCGTCTTGCCTcgtgcaaaacaaaaaacctaccCCAGGCAAGGAAATAATCGCATGAGCTGTTTTCTGCGAAAATTGTAAAACAAAGGAGCAAGTTCAGACGATTGGAGATCACTCCTAACAAGATGCAGAGGCAGTGATGAAGCAGTTTGCTGGGTTAAGCTACAGAATAAAGAAAGGGACACTAACAAGGCATCTGTATGCATCTCACTCCTAAGGAACATCGATATCTGAGAACTGGCACAGGGCCCTGAGTAAGATCCATTCCTGAGGTGACAGGAGAAACCTCATCCCTGCTGTGAAATCTCGCATCACCTGTTTCTGTGGGATGAAAAAGTCAGCCCCCACTCTAAAGTAATATCCGTGAATTAACAGCTCAGTGATGGGTTTCAAATTTTTTAAGTCATTAAACTTTATATAGGTAACAGAACaagtaaaaattaatgaaatcaCTGAGTCACAtctcataattttgttttgactGGGAATCTCTATTCTCCTGTCATATGGCTTCAGTTCATTCTTTGCCTTCTTGCTTACTGGTTATTGAGCAAAACCACACAACCAGAGCACTGTGGGACTGGTGAACTACCGACCTTGTGCATCTTGGTAGATGCAGATTGATGCATCtttgttcttctgtttcttctcttggTTTCACAACTTCTGCATTCCCACTTTGTTCACACTAATCTTTGTATTTCTGCGGCAGATCTCCACAGTGCGATGTTACCACCTACATGTTACAAATCGGTGGGGAAAATGGGTTGCCCTCAGCTAGGATTTCCTTTACAcactttccctctctccctgtttgtttctgcttctcatGCATGCCGCTTCAAATTCCCCCCTGCCTTTCTGTCTCCTTCTGCATCCCTCCAGGCCGGATCAGAGGCAATGCTGCTCCGGAGTTTACGGATCTCAGCGAGCAAGGCTCCTCTGTTAACAGAGCAAGCTGCTCTCATTAGCGGATGCTTGCAGCAGACCCACAGCTTTCTTACAGGCAGCCCGGCTGTATCTTACCGTGGTACTCATAAATTAAGCGGTGTCACAGAATGTCCCCAGGCACTGGAACATACTCATCAGTCCTGTTAAATTGCTGGTACATTTCCTGACACATTTTTGGCCGGGGACAGCTCTCGCTCTCCCGAGCAACTCTTGGGATTCATTTAGGTGTTAGCATGGGCCAGGGACCTCTCCCATTAGGTGGCTGGCATGTCGCCAGTTCATTTTGGAGGTTAAGTGAGTTTAATAGCCCAGACCATCTCATGCCAGCTGGCCTCTGTGCCAGAAACAGTCCAGGCATACTTGATTTATTAGCACGTCTAGCAACGGAGGAACAGGGCTCCCTCCCAAGTGAACattgatttccttttcattttaacttCCCCCTCTTATTAAACTGGTTTAATTTCCTTCTTGACTTATTTTAATGATCCCTGCCTCTCTGAGGGATAGGAAGAGGAGAGCTGAGGCAGTGAGTGGGCTTGCTCCAGAGAATGATGCCTGCAGGACCAAGTCATGCCTGGAGAACATCTGCttgagagcagggctggcagcccctCAGTCCCTCCAGCACTGAACCCCAGTGGGTGATGGCTACAGAGACCTCTCCACAGGCTGGCACTGGCATGACACAGGAGGAAacttaaattaaagaaaacctcAACAAATAAAAACTTGGCAATCGCTCCTGATGCAGAGCAGGCCATCTCCTTTTCTCGGTATGCTCCTGTGCCTCTTTCTTGCagtatggttttgttttctctcgCTCTTGTTTGTGGCTGTGCTTTTGATCTGGCAGCAGCTTGTTCTGTCAGGGTGTGGGGGGGCCCCACAGCAGGGCTCCACACCTCAGCTTCCGCTGTGGCATTTCCCCGTGCGGTGCCTGCCGGGCCAGGGCCCAGAGGTGCAGCTGCGTCTTGCCCTGCTCGAGAGTTAGGCTCAGCGGTGGGGCTCTGGGCTAAAGGGCTTCTCTTCTTCTCAGTTTCAAAATCTGAAACAAAGCTGACCTGGTTCTTTTACCAAATACTGGTTTCTTTGAATTTACGTCTTAACGTTGGgtgagcagcaggcagggtgAGAGACCAAGTGCAATGAAAATAGCCAGCAGAGAGCAAAGTTATGACAGCAGGGAGGGTCATTTCACGGTGCCTAATGTGGCCCTGGACCGCTTGAGCCTGTCTCCATTTCCTCCTGAGCATCTCTGCTCATCCGAGAGCAGATGCCACCCTCCCGTTGGAGCTCCTGGGAGAGGGAAGCGCTGGAGCAGGATCCATGTGGTCACAGGTGAAAGCAGCTGATCCTCACTGAGAGAGGTCCCACCAGCAGGACAAGGCAGGGTGGCAATGTCACTGTGTCAGCACCAGCTGAGCTGCCCTCAGCCATGAAGTACCCCACACCCAGTCACGTGCCTGGAACCATGTGGTGGCCACAAGAAGTGGCTCCATCTCCACAGCCCAGGCTACTCCCTTTTGGCCTAAGGGGAAGCCAAGACTTGCCTTTCTAAAACCACTGGAGGTTGTGACTAATCCAAGCACTGTGATGCACTCCAAAATCAGCTCCTTCACCAACTTTCCAAGCTCTGTATGTGCTTGGGATGACACTTGAGTATCATCCCTCCCTAATCTTGCTCTGGTGAATACAGGGTCCTCATATGAGGCTGTGGCAGATAAGGTGGGCACCATCCCTGGGTGCTCAAGAACCACTAGTGGGGATAAGGTGGATGCTCAGTCTGGatgagctgagccctgctgtgctgcaggcagctttgGCAGACAGGTCTGTGAGACACTGGGGAGGACAAAGGAGAATTCAGGGAGACCTCATCATAGCCTTTTAGTACTTAAAGGTAtcttattaaaaagaagagggactttttacatgGTAAAATAGAGATAGGAGAAGgaggaatggttttaaactaaaagagggtagGTTTAAATCAAATGTTAGGAAGAAATCTTTAACTCAGTGAGGGATGAGGCACTGGAGTAGGTtctccagggaagctgtggctgctccatccctggaagtgttcaaggccaggttgcatGGGGCTTTGAGTGACcttctagtggaaggtgtccctacctGTCGCGGGGGTGTTGGAATGAGATGtcctttaaaggtcccttccaacccaaaccattctgtgatcctatgaTTCTAACCTGCACCAGGGACTGTTGAGTTCATAGTGTAGAACACTGAGTAGTAACCTGAGCTCAACCTCCATGCACCATGTGGAGGAATATCTGAGGTGGCTGACGGAGGCTGAGTAGGATACGCCACCTGAAAGTTGAAAAATTCAACCAGAAATGAAACTGCTGCTTTCAACAGCGCAGCAGCCTGTGGAAGGGGAAGGCAAATCTCTTTTCCGTTGTCCTGAAATTGAAAGGATCCCTCTTTTTCCAAGAAATCCTGCTCGCTCAGCCCTGAGCTAATGGATCAGCAGCATTGGCAGCCAGTGTCAGGCAGTGAGCCAGTCAGCCTGGATTAGCAGAACAGACCCCTCCGGTCTCAGCACGTACAGATGTAAGTAGACATCCTTACTTAGCTAGAGACTGGCATCTTCTTATTTTTGCAGGCTTTTTTTAGAATAAAGTTCTCCTTCCTGCAGGGTACGTGGAGAAGGTGATAGCAAGTGGCAGCTGGTAGAGGGCTGCTCCCCAATGCATTTGCAGCCCTTGGGGATATGCCAGTGACAGGCCTTCATATAGGACATATTTCCCTACATATGAGTTTAAAAGATCCATGAGATCCCCAGGCTCTGAAGCAAGTTGAGCTTTTCGTAGGTCCCTTTTTTCCTGCCCCTTTCAGAGAAAATCCCAGGAAGACAGTTTTTAGTTAAAATTGAAAGGCCTCGGAAAATTGTCCAGCCAGGAGTATTATCAAGTCAAAGGTTTAAGATGGTTTTACAACAGACCTTTAAGAGGGACAAAACCAATCCATCTGTGCCGAAACAGCAACTTGAGTGGAGTAATAAAGTTCgtaacattaaaaaacccaaaaacagGCTGGCCTCTTAGCAAAAGAAAGAGTTTCCTTACCTCTCTTCTCTCAGCCTCTGTGTTTCTTGTGTTTCTCTCACCCTTGTGTTTGTCACCTGCCGTAATTGATCTCACCCAAGTACAGCTGAGACAAAGGAGGAACCAAGTCGATGTTCAGCAAGCAGATGTTCAGGTGGCCTCGAtgtctcctcctctccagccgGAGCGACAGCCAGGCCTTGCTGGCAGTCCAGGTTCTGCTGATACCCGCCGACTGCTCCGGGCAGATGGTGATTTTCCAAAGGCACGTGATTTCAGCTCTGGGTCTGAACAGCAATGGACCTGAGCGGAAGGCGATGTGTGGCAGCGGTGGGGAGAATGAGTGTGCAGAACAGAGAGAGCCTATTGGCCATGGGGCAGCTGAGGGAGGCCGTGACGGGACTGAAACTTAGACATCAGTGGTTGGGAGCTGGTTCTGCTCCACGGAGAAGGAAAGCTTACAAACTAACAGGGTAGCTCAGCAGATCTGGACCCAGCCCACACCTCCCGCACTCTGTGAGAGTGATCTGAGCTCcatctcccagcctgtctcctgCACCACCACTGAGAGGAGGCACCTCTGAGGAGCTGACCCCAGCCCCACCCACCTGTGGAGAGTATGTCTGAGATTTAGAGTGAGAtgagagaatattttctttatagcaGTGGTGGCTTTTCCTTGGCTGTCTGCCAGCACCCACTCAGCTGCTCTCTCATTCCCCCTCCTCAACAAGGTAGAGGGAGAAGATGTGAAAAACCCTCTCAGGTCaggataaggacagggagatcTCTCCCCAGCTACTGTAATGGACAAAACTGACTTAACTTGGGGGAAGCTTAATTTAATTTATGGACAactaaaaacaaataaattgataaaatagtgattaaaaaacccaaccaaaccaagccaaaataaaaacgtcacaacaaaaccccataactttaaaaatcttctcctacctttttttctccctaggCTGAACTTCACACTTGACTCTTCTGTCCCTCTTTCCCCCCACAAAGTGTCACATGGGACAGGTCATGGGGGTTGTGGTCAGTTCATAGCATttaattctgctgcttcttcctgctTATGCTGTTCTTCTGCTCCACCATGGGGTCCTTCAAGAAATGCTTCCTCCCATGGACTGCAGCTCCTCATGTTCATCTTGACATCAGAAAGATGTTCTTTACAGTGAAAACAGTCACCAGAACAACCTCCCCAAGGATGTGGCAGAGTTGCCATTGCTGGAGGCTTTCAAGGTGTGGTTGGGCAGAGTGCTAGATAATCCCATTTAGGAACCCAGTGTGGGCCCTCCATAGGCAACAGCTCCTGCCAGAAAACCTTCTCCAGTGCAGGCtctccacagggctgcaggggaatctcagctctgacacctggagcacctcttgcccctccttctcccctgatcttggtgtctgcagggctgtttctccCACGTATTGTCCTTCCTGTCTCCCACAGCTTTTTACCCTTTGTTAAATACACTATCACAAAGGTGCCACCATCATCACCTATGAGCTCAGCCTTGTCTGCAGTGGGTCTGCTTTGGGGCTGTCTGGAGGTGGCTCTGACTGACATTGGGCCAGCTCCTTCTCACCTCTGACAGAAGCCACTGATGCAGCCCCTCCAGTACCAAAACCTTGCCCTGTAAACCCAGTGTAAGGTTGCTCTTCAGTAACCTGTACCAACCTGCACCACTACGAATCTCAGCTGTTTCCCGTCTCTGTAGGGTGGAGGAGGGGGCTTTTGTGGTTTCCCACCCACATTTGgtgtctctttctctctctctgaatcCCAGCCTCAGCCAAGGTGGCGGAAACCCACTGAGCCCCAGACATGGCTGAGATTTCATCTCTGTGCCACCCACTCTTCTCCTTTTGGCAGTGCCTTGCCCCTTCATCTGGAGGATGGGGGTGTGAGATGCAACCAGGCtttggggagagcagggacagacagCCACAGCAGCGAGGTCCACAGTGTGCCACCAGCTGTGACAGGAACAGCCATGGTCAGCACAGGAGCTTCTCCACTGATTGTGACTTTGGAGAAAGATGGTGTCCTATTTCAGAGAGGCAGTCACCTGCATGAGACAGGAACTTCCCTAGTGATGGATACAAAcgatgggatgggatggggtgggatgggatgggatgggatggaatgggcTCTGCCAGTGTCCAGAACTTAGGAAAGCCCTTTTCTGAGACACAGCTCTCCTGCAAGAACCTGACATATCACATCAGCATCTTCCAAACTCTCTCACATGTGTCAAATAGAAATGTCCTCTCTGGTCCCCAGCTGCCAGAGAGTGGCTgtcctgggaaaagaaaaagagttaaGAAAACTAAAACTCAGGTTGGGATTGTAAGGCCGTGACATCTCGGTGCTTGGGGATCTGGGGCATTGAGCTGATGCTTCAGTTTGTACAGATTCTGGCTTGCATTTTGTCTCCCCAGCACGCTGTAATGCAGAAACATTGGcttgtttttaaacagttgGTTTATGTCACTGTAAATATCTACCAGAAATAGCATTCCCTGAAGGGGTAAAGCTTGCAAAATGCACTTGAACTTGCTGTAGAGTTGCAAGGAgaagcagggctgtgggtcTGAGGTGACAAAGCTGCAGGCTTGTCACGTTGTGAGAATGCCTGTTCTGGATCCACTGTCACCCTAGGGTGGGGATCCATCTCTTGGAGCTGCTACAGTTGTGCAGTGAACAGGTGCCTCTGGGACTAAGGGTCACAGTGTGCAGTGACGTGTTTGTAT
It encodes the following:
- the LOC136375555 gene encoding T-cell surface glycoprotein CD4-like gives rise to the protein MEPCGTALSCTPAAFLLLHLGLISTMAHQNEFQIGLAGGEVTLNCTGIPPDSKLSRDTVVKWMYKDTLLCRVENLKVWKTPAFIADKFGIKTPYKQLQVWNLKLSDAGIYTCEYNSHKVRISLHVFKLTISSDGHFLQNEVPELVLTQNSSDPLPELSITFFDSNNKKITQILQNKSHQKYTVNLKKLEAMDSGIWVCQVHSDSPLINQNIPFAVKVLGFQNPDLERKYATVDSPVILSWRLNSQKIKWKEDFTGQLNWKQQEGANAHKLLDFNVTAQGQLQEIKKSSNFLFEIPERKPESTIEVKLPKVHFNHSGQYQCQLKYRGRYAQSKIELVVMKVSANPAGPLSRGGNMTLTCQVSGSLPPSAYLRWERVNGTKLDVKNSKQQEVKLEVNITAAGLWRCHLIEDSDRKISLHYHVEEAPVWINNVIIGASVGGSLLAFALGCLCIISGISWQRRRQRAKRMAQARQYLLENKTCQCQHSASTVLDCSW